The Sinomicrobium kalidii genome contains a region encoding:
- a CDS encoding DUF6909 family protein, with protein MSKIKGRTRAQESTNAIERMYITMRHLFNRGFYKPMGVSGDTLRQSLLQLRPEIYGSIAEDKVELNGLMYILDRLPVGIEECRYVNLTSDEGYKKSHFQPIIPPKRRRNCYRVDEEQMSIEITRGRSDIYDILTHLTFLCIESRKICGRVYIDETGETTRDWFKLESAVKKGKLSRSEREVALIHVANIIGRTFEEALEAYKAFATKQKPERFLHIIYWMGKLAIEEERDNNKRIITFSPILRERLGHHIHGEAWANTIKKTLLKHNLLHRPIHIISANMHSVMNSLFAAEALKKGTSDKEKLELYEALSVPENGAMRDKVKTFAHKNGMLSINDTSGTNIDVQVFDTAKMDFNHIDYNFDTALTEEEKPVLFVMDYAFGEQAYETIDELLKPYRDKTERQEGEKKNKLHFLNVVSVSIMGKAGILEGGKGDLMIPSAHIFEGTADNYPFKNELCKEDFEGNGLRVFEGTMITVLGTSLQNKDLLKFFHDSTWSVVGLEMEGAHYQKAVQSASRIRKSITKDVKVRYAYYASDNPLETGSTLASGGLGTTGVKPTYLITRKILEQILNKEG; from the coding sequence ATGAGTAAAATTAAAGGAAGGACAAGAGCACAGGAATCTACGAACGCCATTGAACGGATGTATATTACCATGAGACATCTGTTCAACAGGGGGTTCTACAAGCCTATGGGAGTATCCGGCGATACCCTCCGGCAATCCCTGTTGCAACTGCGCCCCGAAATTTACGGCTCCATTGCCGAAGACAAGGTGGAGCTGAACGGGCTTATGTATATCCTGGACAGGCTTCCCGTAGGGATAGAAGAATGCCGGTATGTAAATCTCACTTCCGACGAAGGCTATAAAAAATCGCATTTTCAGCCGATAATCCCTCCCAAGCGGAGAAGGAACTGCTATCGTGTAGATGAAGAACAAATGAGCATTGAGATCACAAGGGGGCGCTCGGATATTTATGATATTCTTACCCACCTTACCTTTCTCTGTATTGAATCCCGGAAAATATGCGGCCGTGTTTACATAGATGAAACGGGAGAAACCACCCGCGATTGGTTTAAGCTGGAAAGCGCCGTGAAAAAAGGAAAGCTTTCCCGCTCGGAAAGGGAAGTGGCCCTGATACACGTAGCCAATATCATCGGGCGAACTTTTGAAGAAGCCCTCGAGGCCTATAAAGCGTTTGCCACCAAACAAAAACCCGAGCGTTTTCTGCATATTATCTATTGGATGGGAAAACTTGCCATAGAAGAAGAACGCGACAACAACAAGCGTATCATAACCTTCAGCCCCATTCTCCGGGAACGTTTGGGGCATCACATACATGGGGAGGCCTGGGCCAACACCATTAAAAAAACATTACTGAAACACAATTTGCTACACCGCCCCATACACATTATCAGTGCCAATATGCACAGCGTTATGAACTCTCTCTTTGCCGCAGAAGCGCTTAAAAAGGGGACTTCAGACAAGGAAAAACTGGAGTTGTATGAGGCCTTGAGCGTTCCTGAAAACGGAGCCATGCGGGATAAAGTAAAAACATTTGCCCATAAAAACGGGATGTTGTCCATAAACGATACATCCGGGACCAATATTGACGTGCAGGTATTCGATACGGCTAAAATGGATTTTAACCATATTGATTACAATTTTGATACTGCACTTACGGAGGAGGAGAAACCCGTACTTTTTGTTATGGATTACGCTTTCGGAGAACAGGCGTATGAGACAATAGACGAGCTTTTGAAACCTTATCGCGATAAAACCGAACGACAGGAAGGTGAAAAGAAAAATAAACTACACTTTTTAAATGTAGTTTCCGTATCCATAATGGGCAAAGCCGGAATACTGGAAGGTGGAAAAGGAGACCTGATGATCCCGTCTGCCCATATTTTTGAGGGTACGGCAGATAATTATCCGTTTAAGAACGAATTGTGTAAAGAAGACTTTGAAGGAAACGGCCTCAGGGTATTTGAAGGTACCATGATCACCGTGCTGGGGACTTCCCTTCAAAACAAGGATCTGTTAAAGTTCTTTCACGATTCCACCTGGAGCGTGGTAGGGCTGGAAATGGAAGGAGCGCATTATCAGAAGGCCGTACAGTCTGCATCGAGGATAAGAAAAAGTATCACCAAAGATGTCAAGGTACGGTATGCATACTATGCGTCTGATAACCCTTTGGAAACAGGAAGTACACTTGCTTCGGGCGGTCTGGGGACTACCGGGGTAAAGCCCACTTACCTGATCACCAGGAAAATACTGGAACAAATTCTCAATAAAGAAGGATAG